TTCACATAAATTTTTCCTTCTTTTTCAATAAACATCGGTTTGTGAAAGTGACCTAAAATACATATATCCCCTCCCTTTTTAAAAAATTTTTCTGCTCTCGGAGGAATCTCTTCTTTTACTTCCTTTTTTTCAGAAGAATTTCTTGAAATTTTTGAAAAGGTTTTCGCAAGTTTTATTCCTATATCGGGGTGAAATAGATAGAATAAAAATTTTACAAAGTCAGTTCTTATAAAGAAATTGAAATAGGTTCCAATAATATCTTTATTGTAATAAAAATCACCATGGGCAAGTAAAACCCTTTTACCTCCAATTTGAAATACCCTTTCCCTTTGAAAAATTCTTATATTGAAACCTTTTACAAATTCTTTAACAAAAAAATCATGATTACCTGTGAAATAAAGGAATTCAAATTTATCTTTAAATTTATAAAGTTCTGAAACAAAAAGAAAGTTTTCCTTTGGTATAACTGTTTTGTATTCAAACCAGAAATCAAATATATCCCCTAAGAAAACAATTTTACTTTTATCAGGAATTTTCTCAAGTAATTTAAAAAATTTATCAAATATCTTTTTATCCCTCTCTTCAGAGTAGCCGAGGTGAAAATCTGCAAAAATATAGTATTGCACTTTAAATATTATATACTCTATAATAGATTCTATGAAAATATTTGTGCTCTTATTAATTTTTCTTTCCGAGGAGGAGCCATTATATTATTCAAATTTTTATGAAATATATGCAAACTGGGATTCAATAAATTTTTATATAAAAATAAAAGTAAAAGAATTTAATAGAGTTTATTTAGCCACAGGAAACGGAGAAGAGGGTGAATACTTTTTCCCTGAATTAAGAAAAGTTAATAAATTTCCTGTTAAGCTTAATAATTTTTTAATGTTTGATATAAAGGAAAATAAAAGTTATATCACTGATAAAAGAATAATATATAAACTTGATACTCTTGAAAATAATTTTATGATTAATTTCAAATTACCCATTAAAATTTATGATAAAAGCCAATATGTTTATTTCTGGATAGGTTTAGAAATCAAAGGGGATTTTTATTCAATTCCTGAAAAAAAAGAAAATATTTTCCCTGTTTTTTCTTTTTCCCCTGATAAGGATTTTGATGGAAAATGGGATAAGGGTGTTAATATCAAAGCAATAACAAGAGTAATTTTCAAGGGAGAGGAAGAGGAAGAATTAACTTTAAAAGAATTAAAAAAGTTTTTTAATCCTGAAAAAGAAAATCTTGAAATAGTTCTTGAAGGAGAAAGAGATTTAAATAATATCTTTGCATCAGTTTACAGTTTAACAGGTAAAAAAATAAGAGATATTGATGTTTTAAAATCCGGTAAAAAGGTTATAATTATATGGGATGGAAGGGATGAATCTGGTAAAATTCAAAGGTCAGGAGTTTATTTAATAGTTGTTATGAAGGGAAATGAGACCTGGGCACAGATTCCAGTTGTCATATTTAAATGATAGAGGAGAGATTAAAGAGAATTTTCCCCCTTTACTTTGGGAAAAAAATAGAAAATTTAAAAAATAAAAAAATTTTTCTCATTGGTCTTGGTGCCCTTGGTTCAAATATACTTGATTTACTTGTAAGGGTTGGTGTTAAAAATATAGTGCTTATGGACAGGGATTATGTTGAATTTTCAGATTTATTAACAAGTCCCTTTTATACAAGAGATGATGCACAAGTTTCAAAACCAAAGGTTATCGCAGCTCTTGAAAGAATAAAATCTATTGATAAAGATATAAATGCTGAAATTTTTTTTGAAAATTTTTCTCCTCAATTTGTTAAAAATTTTAATTTTTATGGAATTGACCTTTTAATAGATGCTGTTGATAATCTTGAAACAAGGTTTTTAATAAATGAAGTTTCTCTTAAATATAAAATTCCCTGGATTCATGGAGCCTGTGTGGCTGAAAGGGGAGAGGTTTCTTTTTTTAAGCCCTGGGAAGCTGCCTGTTACAGATGTTTATTTAATAAAATTCCAGAAAGGGGAAGGCTTGAAACCTGTGAAACACATGGAATAAATCCCTCTGTTAGCAAAATAGTTGCAGGAATTGAATCTGATATTGCAATTAAATACCTTACAGTGAATAAATCTTTTGTTAATAAAATAATTTATATTGATTACTCAGAAGGTTACTCTTTAAGGGAATTTGAAATTAAAAAAAGAAAAGATTGTCCCTTATGCATAAAGGGAATTTTTGAGTTTATTGATAGAAAAGAGGAAAAGATAATAACTTTCTGTTCTGAAAAAAATGTATTTATAAAATTAGAAAATTTTGATTTTGAAAAAATTAAAGAAAAGTGGAAGGTATTGGAAAATTTTTCTGAAAACATATACTTTATAAGGATTAATCCAAAAGGTTTTGAACTCAAGTTTTTTAAAGAAGGAAAACTCTTCATAATTTCAGAAGAACCTCTTGAAAAGAAAAAAGTAAAAACTATTATCTCAAAATATATTGGTAATTAGTTTTTGATAATTTTGAAAATTAAGTTTTATAATAAAAAATAATGGGAAAAAGGAAATTTATTTTTGTAACAGGCGGAGTAGTTTCATCCCTTGGAAAAGGGGTCGCAACCTCTTCAATTGCCTTTTTGTTAAAATCAAGGGGTTTTAAAGTTACCGCTTTAAAACTTGATCCTTACATAAATGTTGACCCTGGAACAATGAATCCCTATCAGCATGGAGAGGTTTATGTTACTGAAGATGGAGCTGAAACTGACCTTGATCTTGGGCACTATGAAAGATTTTTGGACCAAAATATGAGTCAAATAAATAATGTGACAACAGGACAGGTTTACGGAACTGTTATTGAAAAGGAAAGAAGAGGTGATTACCTTGGTGCTACAGTTCAGATAATTCCCCATATTACTGATGAGATAAAAAGAAGAATAAGGGATGTTGGAGAAAAGTATGGTGCTGAAATTGTAATTGTTGAAGTTGGTGGAACTGTAGGTGATATAGAAAGTCTCCCTTTTCTTGAGGCAATAAGACAGATAAGGCTTGAAGAGGGATTTGAAAATACAATTTTTATTCATCTGACACTTGTTCCCTTTATAGAAAGTGCAGGTGAATTAAAAACAAAACCAACACAGCATTCTGTTATGAAATTGAGAGAAATAGGAATTCAGCCAGATTTTGTTATAGCAAGGGTTGATAGACCACTTAATGAAAGTTCAAGGGCAAAAATCGCTTTATTTTCAAACCTTCCCCCTGAGAATGTGATTGAGGCAATAGATGTGAAAACAGTTTATGAGGTTCCCATAAATTTTAGAAAACAGAAGCTTGATGAGAAGATTTTAAATCATTTTAAAATTCCTGATTCTGAACCTGATTTAAAAGAATGGGAAAAATTTCTTGATGGGATTTTAAATCCTGAAAATGAAGTTGAAATAGCAATATGTGGTAAATATACACATTTAAAGGATGCTTATAAAAGTATTATAGAGTCGCTTACTCACTCCGGTTCCTTTCACAGGGTAAAGGTTAACATAAGATGGGTAGAAGCAAGTGATCTGGAGAAAGCAAAGGCTCAAGATTTATTAAGTGGTGTGAATGGTATTCTTGTTCCTGGAGGTTTTGGAGAAAGGGGAATAGAGGGTAAAATTAAAGCATGTAAATATGCAAGGGAAAATAAAATTCCCTTTTTTGGCATATGCCTTGGAATGCAAGTGGCTGCGATTGAATTTGCAAGGAATGTTCTTGGATTAAAGGATGCAAACAGCACAGAATTTAATCCCAAAACAATTCATCCTGTTATAACAATTTTACCTGAAAAAAAAGATATCAATTATTTTGGTGGAACACTTAGAAAGGGTGCTTATCCCTGTAAGATTAAAAGGGATACCCTTGCTTACAGAATTTATAATACTGATTTAATTTATGAAAGACACAGACATAGATACGAATTTAATCCTAAATACAGGAAAATTTTTGAAGAAAACGGTATGATAATAAGTGGAGAATCACCAGATGGATACCTTGCTGAAATAATGGAATTAAAGGATCATCCCTTTTTTATTGGTGTTCAGTTTCATCCTGAGTTTAAATCAAGACCCTTAAAAGTTCACCCAATTTTCAGAGAATTTGTAAAAAAAGCTCTGGAAAGAATTTATCTATATGTGTCCTGATTTTTTAAGAATCGGAGGATTTGTAATTTCTTCTTACGGTGTAATGGTTGCCCTTGCATTTTTTACAGGAACTTATCTTGCTGAAAGAGAATGGAAAAGATTAAATCTGGATATAAAAGTTTTTAATAATATTTTTATTCTTGCTTTAATTGGTGCTATTTTAGGCTCAAAGCTTTTATTCATTTTTGAAAACATTCCTTTTCAAGATTTTATATCAAATCCATTTAAATATCTTTTAGAAAGAGGAGGATTTACCTTTTACGGTGGATTTCTTTTAGCCTTTTTTTTGATTTGGTTATATTTAATTTTAATTAAACATCCTATTTTAAAAGTTGGGGATGCAATATCCCCTTCCCTTGCAATTGGTTATGCAATAGGAAGGATTGGTTGTTTTCTTGTAGGAGATGATTATGGAAAACCTTCTAATTTGCCTTGGGCAATGGCTTTTTCAAAGGGTACTCCTCCCACATATATTGGAACTATGAGAGAATATTTTCCTTTTTTAAAGATTGAAGGTCCTCCAGATCAGCTTATTAAAGTTCATCCTACTCAGCTTTACGAAGTTTTTATTATGTTAATAGTTTTTATTTTAATTTTTTCTTTAAGAAAAAAATTGAAAGAAGGAAGAGTTTTTGCTTTGTATTTAATTCTTGCAAGTCTTGAAAGGTTTTTTGTTGAATTTTTTAGACTCACAACACCTTCCTTTATACCCTTTTTAACAGTTGCTCAGATTATATCCATTTTTTTATTAATTCTCGGGATCACAATATGGATATTGAAGAAATAGTTAAAAGTTTAAAGAAGAATAAACTTTTTAAAAATTTAACTGATGATATTTTAAGAGAAATAGCCCCTTATATAAATTGCAGAGAATATAAAAAGGGTAGAACTATTTTCTTTGAAGGTGATACGGGAAGAGTTTTGTATCTTGTTAAAAATGGAAAAGTGGAGGTTTTTAAAAGAAATAATGAGGGTGAAGAAGTTATACTTGCAAGTTTTGGTCCAGGTGATTTTTTAGGGGAAATGGCTCTTATTGAGGAAAGCACAAGAAGTGCTACATGCAGGGCAGTTGAGGATTCAGAGCTTTTGCTTTTTTCTCATCGGGCTTTCCTTGATTTAATTGAAGAAAGACCAAAGGCAGCAGCAAAGCTTATTCTTGAAATTGCAAAAGTTTTATCAAAGAGATTGAGGAGCTCTTAAAAGAAATCTATTTTTCACATATAACCCCATCCTTTTAATTTTTCTTCTATTTCCTTTTTCTCTTTATCTATAAATATGTGTTCTTCAAAAATTAATTCCTTTCCCCATTTTTCCCTTTTTAACTTTATTTTTGATAGGTATTCTTCCTTTACAATCTCCTCTATTACTTTCCCTTCAAATTCTTCTGGGACAGGGAGTCCTGAGAGAAATAAAAATGTAGGAGCAAGATCTAAAAGAGTGTATTTTCCTTTTATTTTGTATTTTTCTTTTAAAATTTTTCCCATTCCAAAAAATATCCCCTTTGTTGAGTGAATACCGTTCAGTTTTTCGTAATCCTTTTTATCTATTTCACTTATATATTCATTTAAAGAAGAACCACCTTCAAAATCATCTGAGTATAGAAGGATAAGGTCTGGAAGTTTTTCAGAATATTTACCCTTGTAAAGTTCTTCTCTTAAGAAAACTTTTTGAATGGGTTTTATTCCATTAATGCTAAATTCTTCTAATTCTTCCTTTATCTTGATTCTTACTTTTTCATAATCTTCTGCTTTTACAATCCCTTTTGGCTGCCTTTCTTTGAGATTTATTACAATTCCATCAACAGGAGGATAAAGGGGGAATCTATATGCCTTTGTTTTGTTGAAATCAATATTAAAAAGAGAAGTTTCAGAGAAAGTGTCAATTTTTGTTAAAATTTTCCTTAAATTTAAAGGTAATTTTTTAAAAACAATTTCCTGGTAAGGAAATTTCCCCTTTAATTTTCTGTAAATTTCTTTAAAAGGTTCGTATAAACTTTTAGTTTTCTTTTCTTTTAAAAATCCTCTTTCTTTTAAGAAGAAATTGAGATTGAATTTTTTTAGGGGTCTTTTTCTTGCACCGTGATCTGACATAATGAAAACAAGTGTATCTTCATCTAAAATTTTTAAGAATTCCCCTATTACTTCATCGGTTTTAATATAGACTTTTTCTATGTAGTTATCTTTCTCTTCTATGTATTTATAAAAATTATGTTGTGCTCTATCAGCTGATCCTAAAACAATTATGAAGAAAAAGGGTTTATATTTTTTATAAAGATAAATCCCTGCTTTTTTTCTAATTTCAAGAAGCCTTATAAGTTCATCAAAAACCCTTTTTTCCGAACCACCCTTAAAAATTGAGGTATTTTCTGTAAGAGGTTCAATTTCCTTTTTTAATTCAGAAGGATAGGCAAAAACCTCCTTTGTATCAGGTGTTGGAAATCCTGAAACCAGAAAATCTTTGATTTTCCAAGGTGGATAAGTTATAGGAATTGTAATTGCTCCAACATTTAACCCCTTTTCATTAAAATAGTCAAGAAAAGTAATCCCTTTAAAAAATCCTGAATGTATTATTTCTGCTTCCCTCATTTCATAAAGTTTTATATTCAAATTTCTGAAATCAAAAACCCCGTGAGCACCTGGATTTTTTGAAGTTAAAAAACTTGTCCATGCACAGGCAGAAATAGATGGATAGGTTGATTCTATCTCACCTATAAAACCTTTTTCAAAGAATTTTTTTAGATTTTTTAATTTATCTTCTTTTAAAAATTTTTCAATCAGATCAAAGGAACCACCGTCAATCCCGATAACAAATATTTTCATTTTAATTAATTTTATTATAAAATATAAATTTAGAGGAATGAAAAAAAAGCTTTTGTTTTTAACTGATATGATCCCCTCTAAAAGTATAAGTGGAGCTAGGATTAGAAATTATTTTATTTTGCAAAAATTATCAAAAATTTTTGAGGTTTATCTTTTCTGCATTAAAAGAAAACAAAGTGTTGAGGAGAGTCTGGAAGAACAACTCTTAGAAGATCTAAGAAATTATACCAGGGAAATTTATATTTATAGGTTTAAAAGAAATCTTTTCATTTTTTTGATTAAATTTTTAAAATCTTTAATTTTAGGTAAGTCTTATTTTATTGAAAGATTATTTTTTAAAGATTTTCATAAAAAAATAAAGGAATTTGTAAAAAGAGAGAAGATAGATGTTCTTTATTTGGCACAACTTAACTTAATTAATTATGGAAGAGGAATAAAAATTAAAAAAGTTTTAGATAATCATAATGTCCATTTTAAACTTACTGATAGAATTAAAAATACTCTCTCTTTTTTAGATTTTAAAAAGTATTTTTTTAAGATTGAATCTTTTAAGTTAAAGAAAATTGAAAGTAAGTTATCTGAAAATTTTGAATTAGTATTATGTGTGTCAGAGTTTGATAGAAATTTATTGTTAAAGTTGAATAAAAATAAAGAAAAGATAAAAAGTTTACCGATTTTTTTAAATTCAGGAACTATTAAATATATAGAAAAACCTAAAAAATCAAATTTGCTTTGTTTAGGAGATCTAAAATGGTTACCAAATAAACATGGTGTTCTCTGGTTTTTAAAAAATGTTTATCCTTTATTGGAGAAGGAAAATTTAGATTTCAATTTGAACATAGTGGGTGACGGTTCCTTAGGAATTAAGATTAAAGATAAGAGAATAAATTTTTTAGGTTTTAGAAAAGATATAGACGAGGTATGGAGAAATTCTTATATTCTGATTGTTCCTCTTTTTTCAGGTAGTGGTGTAAGGGTTAAAATAATAGAAGCTTTTGCAAGGGGAATACCTGTTGTTTCAACTTCAATTGGTTGTGAAGGATTAAAAGTAAAAGATGGAGAGAATATAATGATAGCTAATGAGCCTTTAGATTTTAGAAATAAAATAGTTTTTCTTTTAAAAGATGAGAAAATTTATGAGAATATAAGACAGAATGCTTTTCTTACTTTTAAAAAATATTATAGTGAAACTTCTTATGAAGAAAAAATTTTAGATTACTTTAAATATTTTTTATAAAATTTTGGGGAAAATATAAATAGAAGTGATAATAAAAATCCTAATGTAAAAATCAAAAATATAGAGATTAAAGAATTTTTTTGTATTTTAGATAAATAATTTAATGCTATTAAGATAATCATTTGCCATAAAATAAATTCTAAAATTAAATTCAAATCCAGTTGAAAATACTTTTTAGATTTAAATATAAAAAAAGCAGAGAATGTCAAAAAAATTATGGAAAAAGAGGTAGATATACTTGCTCCTAAAACTCCATATTTTTTTATTAAGAAAAAATTTAAAAATATATTGATAATAAGTGCTATTATGTTAAGATTAGCCCATTTTTTTTGCTCATAAGACATAATTATAATTGCCACAAAAGGGCTTTGAAGAGAAACAAGCAAGTTTGAACACCCAACTATGTTGAGGACAACTGCCATTTCTTTAAAATCCTTACCAAACATAAAATTTAGAATTTCACTACCTTTTAATAAAAAGGTGTGAATAAAAGGAAAAGAAAGAATTAAAGAAAAAATAAGAGTTTTGTGAAAATTTTTTTTAAGAGATTCAAAATTCTTTTCCCTTATATCTCTTGAACACACTGGGTTAAAAATTGGTGAAAATATCCATATAATTAAAAGTATAAATTCTGAGGTTCTTAATGCAGCATTATAAAGACCAACTTCTTGGGAGCTTTTTAAAAGACCCAACATTATGACATCTACCCAATGAGAAGATTCCCTTACAAGTTCCATTACCATAATCGGAATTGTAAAAGAAAAGAAAGAAATTACAATATTTTTTCTAATTATTGATTTTTTTATTCCCTTAAATTTTAATTGGTAAAAGATAATTATTATTATTCCTGTGATTATAAAAGAAATTGAATAGGAAAGAGGAACGGAGAGGAAATTTTTTAAAGAATAAACCAGAATAAATAAAAAGATTAAATTCAGGAAAGGTCTTAAAAACTGAACAATCAAAACATATACTTTCATAATAGAAAAAGCTCTTATTGTCCAAGCCCCGGCAAGGGTAAGCAAGGAAAAGGGAAATCCTAAGGAAAAACCAAATATAAATAGTGAAAGGTAATTTTTCCTGAATATTATTTTTTCAAGAAAATCTGATAGGGTGATTAATAATAATGAAAAAATTATTCCAATAAATATAAAGTAAAATAAAACAAATTTTAAAAAAGAATTAACATTTTCTTCTTTTTTTTCTGATATAAACTGAGGAATAAAGTAGGAAGATCCAGCTTCAATACCCGAAAGACCAAACCTTGTT
The sequence above is a segment of the candidate division WOR-3 bacterium genome. Coding sequences within it:
- a CDS encoding metallophosphoesterase — its product is MQYYIFADFHLGYSEERDKKIFDKFFKLLEKIPDKSKIVFLGDIFDFWFEYKTVIPKENFLFVSELYKFKDKFEFLYFTGNHDFFVKEFVKGFNIRIFQRERVFQIGGKRVLLAHGDFYYNKDIIGTYFNFFIRTDFVKFLFYLFHPDIGIKLAKTFSKISRNSSEKKEVKEEIPPRAEKFFKKGGDICILGHFHKPMFIEKEGKIYV
- a CDS encoding ThiF family adenylyltransferase, translating into MIEERLKRIFPLYFGKKIENLKNKKIFLIGLGALGSNILDLLVRVGVKNIVLMDRDYVEFSDLLTSPFYTRDDAQVSKPKVIAALERIKSIDKDINAEIFFENFSPQFVKNFNFYGIDLLIDAVDNLETRFLINEVSLKYKIPWIHGACVAERGEVSFFKPWEAACYRCLFNKIPERGRLETCETHGINPSVSKIVAGIESDIAIKYLTVNKSFVNKIIYIDYSEGYSLREFEIKKRKDCPLCIKGIFEFIDRKEEKIITFCSEKNVFIKLENFDFEKIKEKWKVLENFSENIYFIRINPKGFELKFFKEGKLFIISEEPLEKKKVKTIISKYIGN
- a CDS encoding CTP synthase, translating into MGKRKFIFVTGGVVSSLGKGVATSSIAFLLKSRGFKVTALKLDPYINVDPGTMNPYQHGEVYVTEDGAETDLDLGHYERFLDQNMSQINNVTTGQVYGTVIEKERRGDYLGATVQIIPHITDEIKRRIRDVGEKYGAEIVIVEVGGTVGDIESLPFLEAIRQIRLEEGFENTIFIHLTLVPFIESAGELKTKPTQHSVMKLREIGIQPDFVIARVDRPLNESSRAKIALFSNLPPENVIEAIDVKTVYEVPINFRKQKLDEKILNHFKIPDSEPDLKEWEKFLDGILNPENEVEIAICGKYTHLKDAYKSIIESLTHSGSFHRVKVNIRWVEASDLEKAKAQDLLSGVNGILVPGGFGERGIEGKIKACKYARENKIPFFGICLGMQVAAIEFARNVLGLKDANSTEFNPKTIHPVITILPEKKDINYFGGTLRKGAYPCKIKRDTLAYRIYNTDLIYERHRHRYEFNPKYRKIFEENGMIISGESPDGYLAEIMELKDHPFFIGVQFHPEFKSRPLKVHPIFREFVKKALERIYLYVS
- the lgt gene encoding prolipoprotein diacylglyceryl transferase; this translates as MCPDFLRIGGFVISSYGVMVALAFFTGTYLAEREWKRLNLDIKVFNNIFILALIGAILGSKLLFIFENIPFQDFISNPFKYLLERGGFTFYGGFLLAFFLIWLYLILIKHPILKVGDAISPSLAIGYAIGRIGCFLVGDDYGKPSNLPWAMAFSKGTPPTYIGTMREYFPFLKIEGPPDQLIKVHPTQLYEVFIMLIVFILIFSLRKKLKEGRVFALYLILASLERFFVEFFRLTTPSFIPFLTVAQIISIFLLILGITIWILKK
- a CDS encoding cyclic nucleotide-binding domain-containing protein; this encodes MDIEEIVKSLKKNKLFKNLTDDILREIAPYINCREYKKGRTIFFEGDTGRVLYLVKNGKVEVFKRNNEGEEVILASFGPGDFLGEMALIEESTRSATCRAVEDSELLLFSHRAFLDLIEERPKAAAKLILEIAKVLSKRLRSS
- a CDS encoding alkaline phosphatase family protein; the encoded protein is MKIFVIGIDGGSFDLIEKFLKEDKLKNLKKFFEKGFIGEIESTYPSISACAWTSFLTSKNPGAHGVFDFRNLNIKLYEMREAEIIHSGFFKGITFLDYFNEKGLNVGAITIPITYPPWKIKDFLVSGFPTPDTKEVFAYPSELKKEIEPLTENTSIFKGGSEKRVFDELIRLLEIRKKAGIYLYKKYKPFFFIIVLGSADRAQHNFYKYIEEKDNYIEKVYIKTDEVIGEFLKILDEDTLVFIMSDHGARKRPLKKFNLNFFLKERGFLKEKKTKSLYEPFKEIYRKLKGKFPYQEIVFKKLPLNLRKILTKIDTFSETSLFNIDFNKTKAYRFPLYPPVDGIVINLKERQPKGIVKAEDYEKVRIKIKEELEEFSINGIKPIQKVFLREELYKGKYSEKLPDLILLYSDDFEGGSSLNEYISEIDKKDYEKLNGIHSTKGIFFGMGKILKEKYKIKGKYTLLDLAPTFLFLSGLPVPEEFEGKVIEEIVKEEYLSKIKLKREKWGKELIFEEHIFIDKEKKEIEEKLKGWGYM
- a CDS encoding glycosyltransferase, producing MKKKLLFLTDMIPSKSISGARIRNYFILQKLSKIFEVYLFCIKRKQSVEESLEEQLLEDLRNYTREIYIYRFKRNLFIFLIKFLKSLILGKSYFIERLFFKDFHKKIKEFVKREKIDVLYLAQLNLINYGRGIKIKKVLDNHNVHFKLTDRIKNTLSFLDFKKYFFKIESFKLKKIESKLSENFELVLCVSEFDRNLLLKLNKNKEKIKSLPIFLNSGTIKYIEKPKKSNLLCLGDLKWLPNKHGVLWFLKNVYPLLEKENLDFNLNIVGDGSLGIKIKDKRINFLGFRKDIDEVWRNSYILIVPLFSGSGVRVKIIEAFARGIPVVSTSIGCEGLKVKDGENIMIANEPLDFRNKIVFLLKDEKIYENIRQNAFLTFKKYYSETSYEEKILDYFKYFL
- a CDS encoding oligosaccharide flippase family protein, with protein sequence MLKGEGFIKGSIWNFLGTATEKILNYILNIAIIRLFGKEIYGIFSLTTGIFRILTRFGLSGIEAGSSYFIPQFISEKKEENVNSFLKFVLFYFIFIGIIFSLLLITLSDFLEKIIFRKNYLSLFIFGFSLGFPFSLLTLAGAWTIRAFSIMKVYVLIVQFLRPFLNLIFLFILVYSLKNFLSVPLSYSISFIITGIIIIIFYQLKFKGIKKSIIRKNIVISFFSFTIPIMVMELVRESSHWVDVIMLGLLKSSQEVGLYNAALRTSEFILLIIWIFSPIFNPVCSRDIREKNFESLKKNFHKTLIFSLILSFPFIHTFLLKGSEILNFMFGKDFKEMAVVLNIVGCSNLLVSLQSPFVAIIIMSYEQKKWANLNIIALIINIFLNFFLIKKYGVLGASISTSFSIIFLTFSAFFIFKSKKYFQLDLNLILEFILWQMIILIALNYLSKIQKNSLISIFLIFTLGFLLSLLFIFSPKFYKKYLK